A stretch of Hypomesus transpacificus isolate Combined female chromosome 7, fHypTra1, whole genome shotgun sequence DNA encodes these proteins:
- the ndufa12 gene encoding NADH dehydrogenase [ubiquinone] 1 alpha subcomplex subunit 12: MAEYVQVFRRALGQIGGHGGLRGLLVQFFRVNDVKTGALIGEDKYGNKYFEDARYFFGRHRWVVYTTEMNGKNTMWEVDGSMVPSEWHRWLHCMTDDPPTTHPPVPKKFLAEIHQFNVSGSAQQYVPYPTTRKKIEEWVPPQAGAQ, from the exons ATGGCGGAGTACGTACAGGTCTTTCGAAGGGCTTTGGGACAGATAGGAGGTCATGGAGGTCTTCGTGGGCTACTAGTTCAATTTTTCAG GGTAAATGACGTCAAAACAGGTGCACTGATTGGTGAGGACAAGTATGGAAACAAGTATTTTGAAGACGCACGTTACTTCTTTG GACGACACCGCTGGGTGGTCTACACCACGGAGATGAATGGAAAGAACACCATGTGGGAGGTAGATGGTAGCATGGTGCCCTCAGAATG GCATCGCTGGCTGCACTGTATGACTGATGATCCCCCCACCACTCACCCCCCCGTGCCCAAGAAGTTCTTAGCTGAGATTCACCAGTTCAATGTGAGTGGCTCAGCTCAGCAGTATGTGCCCTACCCCACTACCCGCAAGAAGATCGAGGAGTGGGTTCCTCCCCAGGCTGGGGCCCAGTAA